In the Brassica napus cultivar Da-Ae chromosome A7, Da-Ae, whole genome shotgun sequence genome, one interval contains:
- the LOC111210228 gene encoding mitogen-activated protein kinase 15-like, producing the protein MGGGGSNLVDGLLRWLFFQRRPSSSSNTHDQIHNPDNLVDDGDSKNTNDIVALDPSKLNQIKVPKRDHSPMDAQKKAIPNADFFTEYGEANRYQIQQVVGKGSYGVVGSAIDTHTGERVAIKKINDVFDHISDATRILREIKLLRLLLHPDVVQIKHIMLPPSRREFRDVYVVFELMESDLHQVIKANDDLTPEHHRFFLYQLLRGLKYVHAANVFHRDLKPKNILANADCKLKICDFGLARVSFDDAPSAIFWTDYVATRWYRAPELCGSFFSKYTPAIDIWSVGCIFAEMLLGKPLFPGKNVVHQLDIMTDFLGTPPPEAISKIRNDKARRYIGNMRKKQPVPFSKKFPKADPSALHLLQRLIAFDPKDRPSAEEALADPYFKGVSSSEREPSTQPISKLEFEFERKKLTKDDVRELIYREILEYHPQMQEEYLRGGNDLSFMYPSGVDRFRRQFAHLEENQGQGGRSTALQRQHASLPRERVPAPKNETDEESSNDIERRISAVVASTLDSPKASQQPEGTDNGGGYSARNLMKSASISGSKCIGVQPKTNTEDAIAEEQDEIVEKVASLHNT; encoded by the exons ATGGGTGGTGGTGGTAGCAATCTCGTTGACGGTCTTCTTCGTTGGCTTTTCTTCCAACGtcgtccttcttcttcctccaacaCTCACGATCAGATTCACAATCCCGATAACTTAGTCGACGACGGTGATTCAAAGAACACTAATGATATTGTAGCTTTAGATCCGTCAAAGCTAAATCAAATCAAGGTTCCAAAACGAGATCATTCACCCATGGATGCTCAAAAGAAG GCTATACCTAATGCGGACTTCTTCACTGAGTATGGAGAAGCAAACAGGTATCAGATCCAACAAGTAGTTGGCAAAGGAAGCTACGGAGTTGTTGGTTCTGCTATTGACACCCACACTGGAGAAAGAGTTGCTATCAAGAAGATCAACGATGTCTTCGACCACATCTCTGACGCTACTAGGATCTTGAGGGAGATCAAGTTGCTGCGCTTGCTTCTTCACCCTGACGTTGTGCAGATTAAACACATCATGCTCCCTCCTTCAAGAAGAGAGTTTCGTGATGTTTACGTAGTTTTCGAGTTGATGGAGTCTGACCTTCATCAGGTGATTAAGGCTAACGATGATCTGACTCCTGAGCATCATCGGTTTTTCTTGTATCAGCTTCTCCGTGGTTTGAAGTACGTTCATGCTG CGAATGTGTTTCATAGGGATTTGAAACCAAAGAACATTCTAGCTAATGCTGATTGCAAGTTGAAGATCTGTGACTTTGGGCTTGCTCGTGTATCTTTTGATGACGCCCCCTCTGCTATCTTTTGGACT GATTATGTTGCAACTCGGTGGTATCGTGCCCCTGAACTCTGTGGATCTTTCTTCTCCAAA TATACCCCTGCGATTGATATTTGGAGCGTCGGTTGCATATTCGCTGAAATGCTTCTAGGGAAGCCGTTGTTTCCCGGGAAAAATGTAGTTCACCAATTGGATATCATGACCGATTTTCTTGGCACTCCACCTCCTGAAGCAATATCCAAG ATCAGAAATGATAAGGCGAGGAGATATATTGGCAACATGAGAAAGAAACAGCCAGTCCCATTCTCTAAAAAATTCCCTAAAGCTGATCCTTCTGCTCTCCACCTGTTGCAACGCCTGATTGCATTTGATCCAAAAGATCGTCCATCAGCCGAAGAA GCACTGGCTGATCCGTATTTTAAAGGTGTTTCGAGTTCAGAGAGGGAACCATCAACACAGCCGATCTCAAAGCTTGAATTTGAGTTTGAGAGAAAGAAGTTAACAAAAGATGATGTCAGAGAGTTGATCTACAGAGAG atacTGGAGTATCATCCTCAGATGCAGGAGGAATACCTTCGTGGTGGCAATGACCTCAGCTTCATGTACCCTAG TGGGGTAGATAGATTTAGGAGGCAGTTTGCTCATCTTGAAGAAAATCAAGGTCAGGGCGGAAGAAGTACCGCGCTTCAGAGACAGCATGCTTCTTTACCAAG AGAAAGAGTTCCTGCACCAAAAAATGAGACAGATGAAGAAAGCAGCAACGATATTGAGAGAAGAATATCAGCTGTTGTAGCATCAACCCTAGACAGTCCCAAAGCTTCACAACAACCTGAAGGTACAGATAATGGAGGAGGATACAGTGCACGTAACCTGATGAAAAGCGCTAGCATCAGTGGTTCTAAGTGTATAGGtgtccaacctaaaaccaacaCTGAG GACGCCATAGCAGAGGAACAAGATGAGATAGTTGAGAAAGTTGCATCTCTACAcaatacttaa
- the LOC111199384 gene encoding peptidyl-prolyl cis-trans isomerase FKBP17-3, chloroplastic, which produces MIYHCNFVDKKNLLDMKTAVFMHHTNKITLLFYYSDISYIKKVTTICVPAFDQSSEKMATLFTATTAPTNHRFLTPPQHPRQNLPSQPLSVSFKENPAHASVALQEQQQMTDWVAYPVTRRFSVGAGFAWAGFLAFGAVSEQMKSRLDVFQEDNNTRVLEKQEEIVLPNGIRYYDLQVGSGATPSSGYLVVFDVKGQVHGTEQVFVDTFGGKKSLATVMDSRPYSKGICQGVEYVLRSMKAGGKRRVIIPPSLGFGDKNVEFGQGLQIPPSATLDYTIEVDTVYCFQTIV; this is translated from the exons ATGATATATCATTGTAATTTCgtcgacaaaaaaaatcttttagacATGAAAACTGCAGTCTTCATGCACCACACAAACAAGATAACGTTACTGTTTTATTATTCAgatatatcttatataaaaaaagtcACAACAATATGTGTTCCTGCTTTTGACCAATCCTCTGAAAAAATGGCTACTCTCTTCACTGCGACGACGGCTCCTACCAACCACCGCTTCCTAACTCCTCCTCAACATCCGAGACAGAACCTTCCATCTCAGCCGCTAAGCGTCTCCTTCAAGGAGAATCCAGCACATGCGTCAGTCGCATTGCAGGAACAGCAGCAGATGACGGATTGGGTGGCTTATCCGGTGACGCGACGGTTCAGTGTCGGTGCTGGATTTGCCTGGGCGGGGTTTCTAGCTTTCGGAGCTGTCTCCGAGCAGATGAAGTCACGACTCGATGTGTTTCAAGAAGACAATAACACAAG AGTTTTAGAGAAGCAAGAAGAGATCGTCTTACCAAATGGCATAAG GTACTATGATCTACAAGTTGGAAGTGGAGCTACTCCAAGCTCAGGATACTTGGTTGTGTTTGATGTAAAGGGACAAGTACATGGAACAGAACAAGTGTTTGTCGACACTTTTGGAGGCAAGAAGTCACTTGCGACGGTAATGGATTCAAGACCATATAGCAAGGGGATATGTCAAGGGGTGGAGTATGTTCTGAGGTCAATGAAGGCTGGAGGTAAACGTAGAGTGATCATTCCACCTTCCTTAGGGTTTGGAGATAAAAATGTCGAATTCGGACAGGGTCTGCAGATTCCTCCATCTGCAACACTTGATTATACCATCGAGGTTGATACAGTCTATTGTTTTCAAACCATTGTATGA
- the LOC106430167 gene encoding protein DETOXIFICATION 17 → MGDGVTPPLLITERNTTTIRVKEEVKKQLWLSAPLIGVSLLQYSLQVISVMFVGHLGSLPLSAASIATSFASVTGFTFLLGTASALETLCGQAYGAKLYGKLGIQMQRAMFVLLLLSIPLSIIWFNTEHILVLVHQDKSISSVAGSYARYMIPSLFAYGLLQCINRFLQAQNNVFPVFVCSGITTCLHLLLCWLFVLKTGLGYRGAALAISVSYWFNVILLSCYVKFSSSCSHSWTGFSKEAFHEIYDFSKIAFPSAVMVCLELWSFELLVLASGLLPNPVVETSVLSICLNTSLTIWQISVGLGGAASIRVSNELGAGNPEVAKLAVYVIVGIAVAQGIVVVTVLLSVRKVLGRAFSSDPKIISYAASMIPIVACGNFLDGLQCVLSGVARGCGWQKIGACVNLGSYYLVGVPLGLLLGFHFHIGGRGLWLGIVTALAVQVLCLSLVTIFTNWDKEAKKATKRVGSSDDQDDNVEQSIPK, encoded by the exons atgGGAGATGGTGTGACTCCTCCGCTTCTGATCACAGAAAGGAACACAACAACGATCCGTGTGAAGGAAGAAGTGAAGAAACAGCTATGGCTTTCTGCCCCTCTCATTGGTGTAAGCCTCCTTCAATACTCTCTCCAAGTCATCTCTGTCATGTTCGTTGGCCATCTCGgttctcttcctctctccgCAGCCTCCATAGCCACCTCCTTTGCCTCCGTCACCGGTTTCACATTCCTC TTGGGAACAGCGAGTGCATTGGAGACACTATGTGGCCAAGCGTACGGAGCAAAGCTGTACGGGAAACTAGGCATTCAGATGCAAAGAGCAATGTTTGTTCTTCTGCTACTCTCTATTCCTCTCTCGATCATTTGGTTTAACACAGAACACATTCTCGTACTCGTACACCAAGACAAGTCCATCTCAAGTGTTGCTGGCTCTTACGCAAGATACATGATCCCGAGTCTCTTCGCCTACGGACTACTTCAATGCATCAACAGGTTCTTGCAAGCGCAGAACAATGTGTTCCCTGTGTTTGTCTGCTCTGGAATCACCACTTGTCTTCACTTGCTTCTTTGTTGGTTGTTTGTGTTGAAGACTGGTTTAGGATACAGAGGAGCTGCTCTTGCCATCTCGGTCTCTTACTGGTTTAATGTTATTCTCCTCTCGTGCTATGTCAAGTTCTCGTCTTCTTGCTCCCATAGCTGGACCGGGTTTTCAAAGGAGGCTTTTCATGAGATTtatgatttttctaaaattgcTTTTCCTTCAGCAGTTATGGTTTG TTTGGAGTTGTGGTCATTCGAGCTTCTGGTTCTGGCCTCAGGGCTTCTTCCTAATCCGGTTGTAGAAACTTCCGTTCTTTCAATCTG TCTAAATACTTCACTAACAATCTGGCAAATCTCAGTTGGTCTTGGTGGTGCAGCGAG CATACGAGTCTCCAACGAGTTAGGAGCAGGAAATCCAGAAGTGGCAAAACTGGCTGTATATGTCATTGTAGGCATAGCAGTTGCCCAAGGTATCGTGGTGGTAACGGTTTTGTTGTCGGTTCGAAAGGTCCTAGGCCGAGCTTTTAGCAGTGACCCGAAAATCATCTCTTATGCTGCATCGATGATACCTATTGTCGCATGTGGAAACTTCCTTGATGGTCTCCAATGCGTTCTCTCAG GGGTTGCTAGAGGATGTGGATGGCAGAAAATTGGAGCGTGTGTAAATCTTGGTTCATATTATCTCGTTGGAGTTCCGTTAGGGCTATTACTTGGTTTCCATTTCCACATCGGTGGTCGG GGGCTTTGGCTTGGAATTGTTACAGCTCTAGCTGTTCAAGTGTTGTGTCTTTCCTTGGTCACTATATTCACAAACTGGGATAAAGAG GCAAAGAAAGCTACAAAAAGAGTTGGATCTTCGGATGACCAAGATGATAATGTCGAACAATCAATTCCAAAATGA
- the LOC106430143 gene encoding alpha-dioxygenase 2, whose translation MGFSPSSSWFLHPELHHVVSKMSLFDTFLFYIVHLVDKLGLWHRFPVLLGVAYLGIRRHLHQRYNLVHVGGINGQSYDTDEFSYRTADGKCNHPSDDSVGSQGTFIGRNMPLCTSQYGILDPHPSVVATKLLARKRFIDNGDQFNVIACSWIQFMIHDWVDHLEDTHQIELEAPEEVASGCPLKSFKFLRTKKVLSGDHHKTGAVNTRTPWWDGSVVYGNDEAGMRRVRVFKDGKLKLSGDGLLERDERGVPISGDIRNSWSGFSLLQALFVKEHNSVCEMLKERYPDFDDEKLYRTARLVTAAVIAKVHTIDWTIELLKTDTLTAGMRINWYGFLGKKVKDTIGARFGPILSGLVGMKKPRDHGVPYSLTEEFVSVYRMHCLLPDTLILRDMRTENVDKADPAIEREVTMTELIGKEGGKKGSRIGFEQLLVSMGHQSCGALTLWNYPNWMRSLVAQDIDGEDRPNLIDMAALEIYRDRERGVPRYNEFRKNLLMSPISKWEDLTDDEEAIKVLKEVYEGDIDKLDLNVGLHAENKIKGFAISETAFFIFLLVASRRLEADRFFTTNFNEKTYTKEGLEWVNTTESLKDVIDRHFPSLTNKWMRCTSAFSVWSSDPDPTNWLPLYLRSAP comes from the exons atgggtttctctccatcttcttcctGGTTTCTTCACCCTGAGCTTCATCATGTTGTTTCCAAGATGTCTCTCTTTGATACCTTTTTGTTCTAT attGTGCACTTAGTGGACAAGCTAGGATTATGGCATAGGTTTCCAGTGTTGTTGGGAGTAGCTTACTTGGGGATACGAAGACATTTACATCAACGTTACAATCTGGTACACGTCGGTGGTATCAACGGCCAGAGTTACGACACCGATGAGTTCTCTTATCGTACGGCTGATGGCAAGTGTAACCATCCCTCCGATGACTCTGTCGGTAGCCAAGGCACCTTTATTGGCCGGAATATGCCTCTATGTACTTCTCAGTACGGT ATTTTGGATCCACATCCAAGTGTTGTGGCTACAAAGTTGTTGGCGAGAAAGAGATTCATAGACAATGGGGACCAATTCAACGTGATAGCTTGTTCTTGGATTCAGTTCATGATCCATGATTGGGTTGATCATTTAGAAGACACCCACCAG ATCGAGCTTGAAGCTCCAGAAGAAGTCGCAAGTGGATGTCCATTGAAGTCATTCAAGTTCTTGAGGACGAAGAAAGTTCTCTCTGGTGATCACCACAAAACTGGTGCAGTCAACACTAGAACTCCTTGGTG gGACGGGAGTGTAGTTTATGGAAATGATGAGGCTGGAATGAGAAGAGTAAGGGTTTTCAAGGACGGGAAACTAAAACTCTCCGGTGATGGTTTACTGGAGAGGGACGAAAGAGGTGTTCCGATCTCCGGTGACATAAGAAACAGCTGGTCAGGCTTCTCTCTGTTGCAAGCCCTCTTTGTCAAAGAACACAACTCTGTTTGTGAAATGCTCAAA GAACGTTATCCAGATTTTGACGATGAGAAACTCTACAGGACTGCTAGATTGGTGACAGCAGCGGTTATTGCTAAGGTTCACACAATAGATTGGACAATAGAGCTCTTGAAGACAGATACACTAACAGCTGGAATGAGGATCAACTGGTATGGATTCTTAGGGAAGAAAGTGAAGGACACGATTGGTGCAAGATTTGGTCCAATACTTAGCGGATTAGTTGGTATGAAGAAACCAAGAGATCATGGAGTTCCTTATTCGTTAACCGAAGAGTTCGTTAGTGTCTATAGGATGCATTGTCTTCTACCGGACACACTTATCCTTCGAGATATGAGAACTGAGAATGTAGACAAAGCAGACCCTGCAATAGAACGAGA GGTGACAATGACGGAACTGATAGGGAAAGAAGGAGGAAAAAAGGGTTCGAGAATAGGGTTTGAGCAGTTACTTGTTTCAATGGGACACCAATCTTGTGGTGCGTTGACATTGTGGAATTACCCTAATTGGATGAGGAGCCTTGTGGCTCAAGATATCGATGGAGAAGATAGACCTAACCTTATAGATATGGCTGCCTTGGAGA TTTAtagagatcgagagagaggaGTTCCTCGATACAACGAGTTCAGAAAGAATCTGCTGATGAGTCCAATCAGCAAATGGGAAGATCTaacagatgatgaagaagctatcaagGTTTTAAAGGAAGTGTACGAAGGCGATATCGACAAGCTTGACTTGAACGTGGGACTACATGCAGAGAATAAGATCAAAGGATTCGCCATTAGCGAAACTgctttcttcatcttcctccttGTTGCCTCCAG GAGGTTAGAAGCAGATCGTTTTTTTACGACAAATTTCAACGAGAAGACGTATACTAAAGAAGGGTTAGAGTGGGTTAATACAACAGAGTCTTTAAAGGATGTAATAGACCGACACTTCCCTAGTTTAACGAACAAGTGGATGCGATGTACGAGCGCTTTCTCAGTCTGGAGCTCAGATCCTGACCCAACCAATTGGCTTCCTTTGTACCTTCGGTCCGCGCCATAA